From Nitratidesulfovibrio vulgaris str. Hildenborough, a single genomic window includes:
- a CDS encoding methyl-accepting chemotaxis domain-containing protein has protein sequence MSAVVEIARDVSTHLVEIGKGLARVVHEQEQTFLDLGDAVQRIAMQVGGIGDEARDLVRVTSGEAMSHILEALEGEFGRMAELCATGVHGGEQALLARTRELVQNLGVSVREYARIVRTLQMLGIATRIESARLGADGRGFSTLADDVEKLAGKIIEYSSSLLEQGRALDVTIAEAEGRSLEMGAKQDSCSLAVSVGLLDGLDNLKRTMASSRASSLQVEGLLADINKSMQGLVGSLQFHDIVRQQVEHVVEAVDDVLAGLARNAAAESTSGAEELAFAAEVCTLQESQTRAASESLSTAVASLRSEMRTIASSVRQVVLDAGGGSGEGASESTAAKVLDALENEVRAAATSMRELAVQGEDMGRTMEMVASTVSDMTAFLADIEDVGSEIELIALNASISAAHTGDKGKALGVLATSIQRLSQDAGTQTVALADLLRSIDTAAGELKALALSYLDMSRVSAVKEELERLTLALREASGEAERHFRGVASSCDVLARDMERRVQDIAVDRLVCAALDKGAERFAVVAAKARRGVPAGTQVPRERMKHMHQRYTMQQERVLHGRHVGESTDDGMGDNIELF, from the coding sequence ATGAGCGCAGTCGTAGAAATCGCCCGCGATGTCAGCACGCATCTTGTCGAAATCGGCAAGGGGCTTGCACGTGTGGTGCATGAACAGGAACAGACCTTCCTCGACCTTGGAGATGCCGTTCAGCGGATTGCCATGCAGGTTGGCGGCATCGGCGACGAGGCACGAGACCTTGTCAGGGTCACGTCGGGCGAGGCCATGTCACACATCCTCGAAGCGCTGGAGGGCGAGTTCGGTCGCATGGCCGAATTGTGCGCCACCGGTGTTCATGGTGGAGAACAGGCCCTGCTCGCCCGTACACGGGAACTCGTCCAGAACCTTGGCGTCTCTGTCCGTGAGTACGCACGCATCGTGCGGACCCTTCAGATGCTCGGCATCGCCACCCGCATAGAGAGTGCGCGTCTCGGTGCCGACGGACGTGGGTTCAGTACTCTGGCGGATGACGTCGAGAAGCTTGCGGGAAAGATCATCGAGTATTCGTCGAGCCTGCTTGAACAGGGGCGCGCACTCGATGTCACCATCGCCGAGGCGGAGGGGCGGAGTCTTGAGATGGGGGCGAAACAGGATTCGTGTTCGCTTGCCGTTTCAGTAGGGCTGCTCGACGGACTCGACAACCTCAAACGCACGATGGCTTCGAGCAGGGCGTCGTCGTTGCAGGTCGAGGGATTGCTGGCAGACATCAACAAATCCATGCAAGGCCTCGTGGGGTCGCTCCAGTTTCACGACATCGTCCGGCAGCAGGTCGAGCATGTCGTCGAAGCCGTCGATGATGTCCTTGCCGGGCTGGCAAGGAACGCTGCCGCAGAATCCACTTCTGGTGCCGAGGAACTGGCTTTCGCCGCAGAGGTGTGCACCCTGCAGGAGTCCCAGACCCGTGCGGCTTCAGAGAGTCTCTCCACGGCTGTCGCCTCGTTGCGTTCCGAAATGCGCACCATCGCCAGCAGCGTCCGGCAGGTCGTTCTGGATGCCGGCGGAGGCTCGGGCGAGGGTGCGTCGGAATCGACAGCAGCAAAGGTCCTGGACGCCCTAGAGAACGAAGTCCGGGCAGCCGCGACCAGTATGCGCGAACTTGCCGTGCAGGGCGAAGACATGGGTCGCACCATGGAGATGGTCGCGTCCACGGTTTCGGACATGACGGCGTTTCTCGCCGACATCGAGGATGTCGGATCGGAAATCGAGCTCATCGCCCTCAATGCGAGCATCAGTGCGGCGCATACGGGTGACAAGGGGAAGGCGCTCGGTGTGCTCGCAACGTCCATCCAGCGTCTTTCGCAGGATGCGGGGACACAGACGGTCGCCCTTGCAGACCTGCTGAGGAGCATCGACACCGCAGCCGGGGAACTGAAGGCTCTGGCCCTGTCCTACCTTGACATGAGCAGGGTTTCTGCCGTCAAGGAGGAACTCGAGCGGCTGACGCTCGCCTTGCGCGAAGCAAGTGGCGAGGCTGAACGCCACTTCAGGGGCGTTGCCAGCAGTTGCGATGTGCTCGCGCGTGACATGGAAAGACGCGTGCAGGACATCGCAGTGGACAGGCTCGTCTGCGCTGCGCTCGACAAGGGGGCTGAACGGTTCGCCGTGGTGGCCGCCAAGGCGCGGCGAGGGGTTCCGGCCGGGACGCAGGTGCCGCGCGAGCGCATGAAGCATATGCATCAACGTTACACCATGCAGCAGGAACGCGTGCTGCATGGCAGGCATGTCGGCGAGTCGACCGACGATGGCATGGGCGACAACATCGAACTGTTCTGA
- a CDS encoding zinc-ribbon and DUF3426 domain-containing protein translates to MIVTCPKCSTRYNLPDAAAKPDAKARCTVCKHVFSLAEVVAPSVGGQTPGHDAASASGSDVSDIIGEVKGYNLDATPPKPEEKKRKRTSLVVALVMLLLVGAGAGAWKFWPRGADKAVDEAAQKLAASEQIKNIALRNVRQYYINNEKLGQVSVIEGRVVNNFTSPRELIKVEASLYDKNGATVVSKTQLCGTTVSLFHLQVLGEQELETALNNKIDILTNNTSIPSAGEVPFMVVFYNPPSTVTEFGVKVVEARTPPEKKQ, encoded by the coding sequence ATGATCGTTACCTGCCCCAAATGTTCGACGCGCTATAACCTGCCCGACGCTGCTGCCAAGCCCGATGCCAAGGCGCGGTGCACGGTCTGCAAGCATGTCTTCTCGTTGGCTGAAGTCGTTGCCCCCTCTGTCGGGGGGCAGACTCCCGGTCATGACGCCGCTTCGGCGTCGGGTTCCGACGTGAGTGACATCATCGGTGAGGTGAAAGGCTATAATCTCGACGCCACGCCTCCGAAACCCGAAGAGAAGAAGCGCAAGCGCACGTCTCTGGTCGTTGCGCTTGTCATGCTGCTGCTCGTGGGCGCGGGTGCAGGGGCATGGAAGTTCTGGCCGCGCGGTGCGGACAAGGCGGTTGATGAGGCGGCACAGAAGCTTGCCGCCAGTGAACAGATCAAGAACATCGCCTTGCGTAACGTGCGACAGTACTACATCAACAACGAGAAGCTGGGTCAGGTCTCGGTCATCGAAGGGCGTGTGGTGAACAACTTCACCTCTCCGCGAGAACTCATCAAGGTCGAGGCATCGCTCTATGACAAGAACGGTGCCACTGTCGTGTCGAAGACCCAGCTTTGCGGTACTACCGTGTCGCTCTTCCACCTTCAGGTACTGGGTGAGCAGGAGCTCGAGACGGCACTCAACAACAAGATCGACATCCTCACGAACAACACCAGCATCCCTTCCGCTGGCGAAGTGCCCTTCATGGTGGTGTTCTACAATCCGCCGTCGACGGTGACCGAGTTCGGGGTGAAGGTCGTCGAGGCGCGGACGCCTCCTGAAAAGAAGCAGTAG
- a CDS encoding homocysteine S-methyltransferase family protein, with protein MPDFRQALRAGRRLLFDGGLGTMLQARGLPAGVSPEQFCLDRPDVLRGIHADYVRAGADILTTNTFGGSRFKLGDGFDVVDFNRRMAAIAREAADASGRQAFVAGSIGPTGHFVKPLGEVEPAALVAAFREQVRGLVAGGADLLMIETQFDLAEARAAVVAARAECSLPIAVSMTFENGVSLTGSTPEVFVATMLNLGVDLLGTNCSAGPDQMHDVVASLLASASVPVLVEPNAGLPELIDGKTVFRLPPAPFAEKTAAFAAMGARVLGGCCGTTPDHIAALRQAVADIPATLPVDSGVGIVLTTRSHLVRVGGDAPVRIIGERINPTGKKQLIAELQAGDFSLALRFSDEQVEAGAPILDVNVGAPMVDEEVLLPDLVQRLITRHGVPLSIDSSNAAAIERALPYCPGSTLVNSISGEPGRMERLGPLCRDHGAPFILLPLKGRKLPVAATERIAIIEELLVQAEGLGIPRRLVMVDVLALAVSSKAEAARQCLETIRWCTANGFATTIGLSNISFGLPARELLNGTFLAMAAGAGLSSCIAHPGNGRIRETVACADVLLARDANAERFIDAYAAWTPATQGGPVASGPGLASQPPATTLEEAVVKGDRDGVTAIVESELAAGADPFDLVQTKLIPAINEVGVKYERREYFLPQLIRSAETMQTAFRRLQPLLEEMRGAEVRPVIIMATVEGDIHDIGKNIVSLMLGNHGFEVVDLGKDVKAETIVDAAETHGARIIGLSALMTTTMVRMEDTVKLVRARGLDVKVIVGGAVVTKAFADAIGADGYSADAVEAVRLAKSLLAG; from the coding sequence GTGCCAGATTTCCGTCAAGCCTTGCGCGCAGGGCGCAGACTTCTTTTCGATGGTGGCCTCGGAACCATGTTGCAGGCCCGTGGCCTGCCCGCCGGGGTAAGCCCCGAGCAGTTCTGCCTTGATCGTCCCGATGTCCTTCGTGGCATCCATGCCGACTATGTGCGTGCAGGGGCCGACATCCTGACCACCAACACCTTCGGCGGAAGCCGCTTCAAGCTCGGCGACGGGTTCGACGTGGTCGACTTCAACCGTCGCATGGCCGCCATCGCCCGTGAAGCTGCAGACGCATCTGGCAGGCAGGCTTTCGTCGCAGGCAGCATAGGCCCGACGGGGCATTTCGTGAAACCACTCGGAGAGGTGGAGCCTGCCGCGCTAGTCGCCGCCTTTCGGGAGCAGGTGCGCGGGCTTGTCGCAGGTGGTGCCGATCTCCTGATGATCGAGACACAGTTCGACCTTGCCGAGGCGCGTGCCGCTGTCGTCGCAGCCCGTGCGGAGTGTTCGCTTCCCATCGCCGTCTCCATGACGTTCGAGAATGGTGTCAGCCTCACGGGCAGCACACCCGAGGTGTTCGTCGCCACCATGCTCAACCTCGGGGTGGACCTGCTGGGCACCAATTGCAGTGCAGGGCCCGACCAGATGCATGATGTGGTGGCCTCGCTGCTGGCGTCCGCTTCCGTGCCGGTGCTCGTCGAGCCCAATGCCGGATTGCCCGAACTCATCGACGGCAAGACTGTGTTCAGGCTGCCCCCCGCCCCGTTCGCCGAGAAGACGGCTGCCTTCGCCGCCATGGGGGCGCGTGTGCTTGGCGGCTGCTGTGGCACGACACCCGACCATATCGCAGCCCTGCGGCAGGCAGTGGCCGATATTCCCGCCACGCTTCCGGTGGACAGTGGCGTGGGCATTGTCCTCACCACGAGGTCGCACCTCGTGCGGGTGGGTGGTGACGCCCCGGTGCGCATCATCGGTGAACGCATCAACCCCACAGGCAAGAAGCAGCTCATAGCCGAATTGCAGGCGGGCGACTTCTCGCTGGCGTTGCGCTTCTCCGACGAACAGGTCGAGGCGGGGGCGCCCATTCTCGACGTGAACGTGGGCGCGCCCATGGTGGATGAGGAAGTGCTGCTGCCCGACCTCGTGCAGCGACTCATCACCCGGCACGGGGTGCCGCTATCCATCGACTCGTCCAATGCCGCTGCCATCGAACGTGCGCTGCCCTATTGCCCCGGTTCGACGCTCGTCAACTCCATCAGCGGCGAACCGGGCCGCATGGAACGCCTCGGCCCCTTGTGCCGCGACCACGGTGCCCCCTTCATCCTGCTGCCTCTCAAGGGACGCAAGCTGCCCGTGGCTGCCACGGAGCGCATCGCCATCATCGAGGAACTCCTCGTTCAGGCCGAAGGTCTCGGCATCCCGCGCCGTCTTGTCATGGTCGACGTGCTGGCGCTTGCCGTATCCTCCAAGGCGGAGGCTGCGCGGCAGTGTCTCGAGACCATCCGCTGGTGTACGGCCAACGGCTTCGCCACGACCATAGGTCTGTCGAACATCTCGTTCGGCCTGCCCGCCCGGGAACTGCTCAACGGCACGTTCCTCGCCATGGCGGCGGGGGCAGGTCTGAGTTCGTGCATCGCCCACCCCGGCAACGGGCGCATCCGCGAGACGGTGGCATGTGCCGACGTCCTGCTGGCGCGAGATGCCAACGCCGAACGGTTCATCGACGCCTACGCGGCGTGGACGCCCGCGACACAGGGCGGCCCCGTGGCCAGCGGCCCCGGCCTTGCGTCCCAGCCGCCGGCGACCACACTTGAAGAGGCGGTCGTGAAAGGCGACCGTGATGGTGTCACGGCCATCGTGGAGAGTGAGCTTGCTGCCGGGGCAGACCCCTTCGACCTTGTGCAGACCAAGCTCATTCCGGCCATCAACGAGGTCGGCGTCAAATACGAGCGCCGCGAATACTTCCTGCCCCAGCTCATCCGTTCGGCAGAGACCATGCAGACGGCCTTCAGGCGATTGCAACCCCTGCTGGAGGAGATGCGCGGGGCCGAGGTGCGCCCGGTCATCATCATGGCTACTGTCGAGGGTGATATCCACGACATCGGCAAGAACATCGTCTCGCTCATGCTGGGCAACCATGGCTTCGAGGTCGTCGACCTCGGCAAGGATGTGAAGGCCGAGACCATCGTCGACGCGGCAGAGACCCACGGTGCACGTATCATCGGGCTCTCCGCCCTCATGACGACCACCATGGTGCGCATGGAGGATACGGTGAAGCTTGTGCGTGCCCGCGGGCTGGATGTGAAAGTCATCGTGGGCGGGGCCGTCGTGACCAAGGCCTTCGCCGACGCCATCGGGGCGGACGGTTATTCGGCCGATGCCGTCGAAGCCGTCAGACTTGCAAAATCGCTTCTCGCCGGGTAA
- the radA gene encoding DNA repair protein RadA: MAKVRETYVCSACGANTPQWRGQCPTCKAWNTLDAVTVARETRSGVRRQGAPDSVRPRPLRDVSDEGGSPFGTGLEALDRVLGSGLVPGAAILFGGEPGIGKSTLLLQVAGAVAASGRDVLYLSGEESLTQLKGRAERLGVLHERLLAVATSRVEDVFSVLESGTPPALLVLDSVQTLTSDLAEGLPGNVSQVRAVATEVVDRCKRAGTAVLLVGHVTKDGNLAGPRLLEHMVDTVVSLEGDRRQMFRLLRVLKNRFGPNQELLVFQMAQRGLEVVEDPSTFFLGARDPALSGTAVVMAVDGQRPFAVEVQALVTRSYLAIPRRTGLGFDVNRLHLLLAVLEKRLRLNFGQVDIYAKIGGGMRLQDPGMDLALVAAVLSSFYDVALPERAVLWGEVDLNGQVRPVAAHDIRLGQAARLGYGPVLHPGEGRGAVPTVVELQARLFGKSGAPRHNPSE, translated from the coding sequence GTGGCCAAGGTCCGAGAGACGTACGTTTGCAGTGCATGTGGTGCCAATACCCCGCAATGGCGAGGGCAATGTCCCACCTGCAAGGCATGGAACACTCTTGACGCAGTGACCGTCGCGCGTGAAACGCGCAGCGGCGTGCGGCGACAGGGGGCACCTGATTCGGTGCGCCCACGGCCTTTGCGCGACGTGAGCGATGAGGGCGGAAGCCCCTTCGGTACCGGGCTTGAAGCCCTCGACCGTGTGCTCGGTTCCGGCCTTGTGCCGGGTGCCGCCATCCTTTTCGGTGGTGAGCCGGGGATAGGCAAGTCGACGCTTCTTCTGCAGGTCGCCGGGGCTGTGGCAGCCAGCGGGCGCGATGTGCTCTACCTGTCAGGTGAGGAGTCGCTCACACAGCTCAAGGGACGTGCAGAACGTCTCGGGGTGCTGCACGAAAGGCTTCTCGCCGTGGCGACATCGCGTGTCGAGGACGTCTTCTCCGTTCTTGAGAGTGGCACCCCGCCAGCCCTTCTCGTACTCGACTCGGTGCAGACGCTCACATCCGACCTCGCCGAGGGACTGCCCGGCAACGTCAGTCAGGTGCGCGCCGTCGCCACCGAGGTCGTCGACCGTTGCAAGCGCGCCGGGACAGCCGTCCTGCTGGTCGGGCATGTGACCAAGGATGGCAATCTCGCCGGCCCCCGTCTGCTGGAGCATATGGTCGATACCGTCGTTTCTCTGGAAGGTGACCGACGCCAGATGTTCCGCCTGTTGCGGGTGCTCAAGAACCGCTTCGGCCCCAATCAGGAGTTGCTCGTCTTCCAGATGGCACAGCGGGGGCTCGAGGTCGTTGAAGACCCCTCCACGTTCTTCCTTGGAGCACGCGACCCGGCCCTCAGTGGTACCGCCGTGGTGATGGCGGTTGACGGGCAACGCCCCTTCGCCGTCGAGGTGCAGGCACTTGTCACCCGCAGCTATCTCGCCATACCCCGCCGTACCGGACTCGGCTTCGACGTCAACAGGCTGCACCTGCTGCTTGCCGTGCTTGAGAAGCGGCTTCGCCTCAACTTCGGGCAGGTCGATATCTATGCCAAAATCGGCGGGGGGATGCGGCTTCAAGACCCCGGCATGGACCTCGCGCTTGTGGCTGCCGTGCTTTCATCCTTCTATGATGTTGCGCTTCCTGAACGCGCTGTCCTGTGGGGGGAAGTCGACCTCAACGGGCAGGTGCGCCCCGTCGCGGCGCACGACATCCGCCTCGGGCAGGCTGCCCGCCTTGGCTATGGCCCTGTTCTTCATCCCGGCGAGGGGAGGGGGGCCGTGCCGACCGTGGTCGAACTTCAGGCAAGGCTCTTCGGCAAGTCTGGCGCCCCCCGGCATAATCCCTCCGAGTAG
- the hpt gene encoding hypoxanthine phosphoribosyltransferase yields the protein MIIKDLKVVYSEEQIAARVRELAQEINRLYKGEPLVVVCVLKGAFMFFTDLVRHLDMHPELDFVRLASYGDATHRGSTISFLKDVEVKLEGKHVLIVEDIVDTGHTMDFLFRQLAARGAKSMRLAVLVDKTERREVPVRADFVGFALPRGFIVGYGLDYAQKYRELGAIYEAIVDA from the coding sequence ATGATCATCAAGGACCTCAAGGTCGTCTACAGCGAAGAACAGATTGCAGCCCGCGTGCGTGAGCTGGCGCAGGAGATAAACAGACTCTACAAGGGCGAACCCCTTGTGGTCGTCTGCGTGCTCAAGGGGGCGTTCATGTTCTTCACCGACCTCGTGCGTCACCTCGACATGCACCCCGAACTCGATTTCGTGCGCCTTGCCAGCTATGGCGACGCCACACATCGCGGTTCGACCATCAGCTTCCTCAAGGATGTTGAAGTGAAGCTTGAAGGCAAGCATGTCCTCATCGTGGAAGACATCGTCGATACCGGGCACACCATGGACTTCCTCTTCCGGCAGCTTGCTGCGCGGGGGGCGAAGAGCATGCGCCTTGCGGTGCTGGTCGACAAGACCGAACGGCGCGAGGTGCCGGTGCGCGCCGATTTCGTGGGATTTGCCTTGCCGCGGGGCTTCATAGTAGGGTACGGACTCGACTATGCCCAGAAGTACCGCGAACTTGGGGCCATCTACGAGGCTATCGTGGATGCCTAG
- a CDS encoding N-acetyltransferase, which translates to MAPFIRKATVPDVKRIHAILMECAGQRLLLPRSLNDLYSRIRDFVVVDADEGGAILGCCALSITWEDIAEIRSLVVLESLRGQGWGRRLVEACMSDAVTLGLYRVFTLTYQVEFFNKLGYSVVGKEVLPQKVWADCIHCPQFPECDETAMLIEL; encoded by the coding sequence ATGGCACCATTCATACGCAAGGCCACTGTTCCAGACGTCAAGCGCATCCACGCCATACTCATGGAGTGCGCCGGGCAGCGACTGCTGCTGCCCCGGTCGCTGAATGACCTCTACAGCCGCATTCGCGACTTCGTGGTCGTCGATGCGGATGAAGGCGGGGCGATACTCGGCTGTTGTGCCCTTTCCATCACATGGGAGGACATCGCCGAAATACGCTCGCTGGTCGTCCTTGAATCGCTGCGGGGTCAGGGATGGGGGCGCAGGCTTGTGGAGGCATGCATGAGCGATGCCGTGACGTTGGGCCTTTATCGCGTTTTCACGCTCACCTATCAGGTCGAGTTCTTCAACAAGCTCGGGTATTCTGTTGTAGGCAAGGAGGTGCTCCCCCAGAAGGTGTGGGCCGACTGCATCCATTGCCCCCAGTTCCCCGAATGCGACGAAACGGCCATGCTCATCGAGCTGTAG
- a CDS encoding tetratricopeptide repeat protein, which produces MPSFRRSVAAVVTALPLIAGGCAHRPAVETASPEAVQWNLSDGAETTFYYLMLDQAARSDNTRDAIEAIENLIRLSPTARVYNDSGSFLLSRKEPDLARDILTRGVAAHPDDLGLTLLLAESYLDLDRNDEAIALLRAYNAKHPKDDEARQELAQLLVKTRRYEEADKLILSIGETSRTSLLRYYHARALMGLNRLTEATAQLRKAVKASPDFLEAWAELAYVYELRKNYVEAEKIYEQILALDEGNQDVWLRLVAINIKLNNPVKAYELARQGPETFGFMLTAATLFLDDRFFEQAEGLLLAVKDSPGAPEEVYFFLAVLAYEGQRDTDATLSWLLEVRPTNKYYDRALRLRSQLLYEKGDLEAALRTAREGRETFPEQRDFREMEAQLLVNMGRSEEALRVIDKAADRWPDDSGLLFMRALILDDRGAKDAAFAAMEEVIKASPNHAQALNYVGYTLAEQERDLTRAVSLLERANTLSPDNPFILDSLAWAYFKAGRIPEAWKAISRAIELNAPDPIIWEHYGDIATAMGQKNTARRAYRKALSMNPQNPDAIKAKLDKK; this is translated from the coding sequence ATGCCATCCTTCCGCCGTTCCGTTGCCGCCGTCGTCACCGCCCTGCCCCTCATCGCAGGTGGATGCGCCCATCGCCCCGCTGTCGAAACGGCCTCGCCAGAGGCCGTACAGTGGAACCTCTCCGATGGTGCCGAAACGACCTTCTACTACCTCATGCTTGATCAGGCGGCCCGCAGCGACAACACCCGCGACGCCATCGAAGCCATCGAGAACCTCATCCGGCTGTCTCCCACGGCCCGTGTCTACAACGACTCCGGCAGCTTCCTGCTGTCACGCAAGGAGCCCGACCTCGCCCGTGACATCCTCACGCGCGGCGTCGCAGCCCACCCGGACGACCTCGGCCTGACCCTGCTTCTCGCCGAAAGCTACCTCGACCTCGACCGCAACGACGAGGCCATCGCCCTGCTGCGCGCCTATAACGCCAAGCACCCCAAGGACGACGAGGCACGGCAGGAACTGGCACAACTTCTTGTGAAGACCCGCCGTTACGAAGAGGCCGACAAGCTCATCCTGTCCATCGGGGAGACCTCGCGCACGTCGCTCCTGCGGTACTACCACGCGCGCGCCCTCATGGGGCTCAACCGCCTCACAGAGGCCACGGCGCAACTCCGCAAGGCGGTCAAGGCATCTCCCGACTTCCTCGAGGCATGGGCCGAACTGGCCTATGTGTATGAGCTTCGCAAGAACTACGTCGAAGCGGAAAAGATCTACGAACAGATTCTGGCTCTCGACGAGGGCAATCAGGACGTCTGGCTACGACTGGTGGCCATCAACATCAAGCTCAACAACCCCGTCAAGGCCTATGAGCTGGCACGGCAAGGGCCGGAGACCTTCGGCTTCATGCTCACGGCCGCAACGCTATTCCTCGATGACAGGTTCTTCGAACAGGCCGAAGGTCTGCTTCTGGCCGTGAAGGATTCGCCCGGGGCTCCGGAAGAAGTCTACTTCTTCCTCGCCGTGCTGGCCTACGAGGGACAGCGCGATACGGACGCCACCCTGTCGTGGCTGCTAGAAGTGCGCCCCACCAATAAGTACTACGACCGCGCCCTGCGCCTGCGTAGCCAGCTGCTCTATGAGAAGGGCGACCTCGAAGCGGCGCTGCGGACAGCCCGCGAAGGCCGTGAGACATTCCCCGAGCAAAGGGACTTCCGCGAGATGGAGGCGCAACTTCTCGTCAACATGGGGCGCTCCGAAGAGGCACTCCGGGTCATCGATAAGGCCGCCGACCGCTGGCCCGATGACAGCGGCCTGCTGTTCATGCGCGCCCTCATCCTCGACGACAGGGGTGCGAAGGACGCTGCCTTCGCCGCCATGGAAGAGGTCATCAAGGCCTCTCCCAACCATGCACAGGCCCTGAACTATGTGGGCTACACCCTTGCGGAACAGGAGCGCGACCTTACCCGGGCCGTCTCCCTTCTCGAACGCGCCAATACCCTTTCGCCCGACAACCCCTTCATCCTCGACTCGCTGGCATGGGCCTACTTCAAGGCGGGCCGCATTCCCGAAGCATGGAAGGCCATCAGCCGCGCCATCGAACTCAATGCGCCCGACCCCATCATCTGGGAGCATTACGGAGACATCGCCACGGCCATGGGGCAGAAGAACACGGCGCGGCGCGCCTACCGCAAGGCCCTGTCCATGAACCCGCAGAATCCCGACGCCATCAAGGCCAAACTCGACAAAAAATGA
- a CDS encoding sigma-70 family RNA polymerase sigma factor: MTKRPKAQHEDIADEKHVTVVDDVEIIDGPDDSADDTEDTEDFVDEDDVIDIGDDDHAPDTFHLNAPATVSTGKDSLHLYLREISRFPMLKPEEEYELAKRVRETGDGDAAFRLVSSHLRLVVKIAMDFQRRWMQNVLDLIQEGNVGLMRAVNKFDPEKGIKFSYYAAFWIKAYILKFIMDNWRMVKIGTTQAQRKLFYNLNKERQKLILQGYDPDAATLSERLNVTKEQVVEMEQRLDASDVSLDIPVGDEGGGASRMDFLPALGPGIEDALSNHEIASMVQNRLQSIIPKLSDKEVDILQNRLLSEEPVTLREIGEKYDITRERVRQIEARLLQKIRDHLFKEIKDFSSDWINQ; the protein is encoded by the coding sequence ATGACCAAACGCCCGAAAGCGCAGCACGAAGACATCGCCGATGAGAAGCACGTCACCGTAGTCGACGACGTCGAGATCATCGACGGCCCGGACGATTCGGCTGACGACACCGAAGATACCGAAGATTTCGTCGACGAAGACGATGTCATAGACATCGGCGACGACGACCACGCGCCCGACACGTTCCACCTCAACGCTCCTGCCACGGTATCCACCGGGAAGGACAGCCTGCACCTCTACCTGCGCGAGATAAGCCGCTTTCCCATGCTCAAGCCCGAAGAGGAGTATGAGCTGGCGAAGCGTGTCCGCGAAACGGGCGACGGTGATGCGGCCTTTCGCCTCGTCTCGTCGCACCTGCGTCTCGTGGTGAAGATCGCCATGGACTTCCAGCGGCGCTGGATGCAGAACGTGCTCGACCTCATCCAGGAGGGCAACGTCGGCCTCATGCGCGCGGTGAACAAGTTCGATCCCGAAAAGGGCATCAAGTTCTCGTATTACGCCGCCTTCTGGATCAAGGCCTACATCCTCAAGTTCATCATGGACAACTGGCGGATGGTCAAGATCGGCACCACGCAGGCGCAACGCAAGCTGTTCTACAATCTCAACAAGGAACGACAGAAGCTCATCCTGCAGGGCTACGACCCGGACGCAGCCACCCTGTCGGAACGCCTGAACGTGACCAAGGAACAGGTCGTGGAGATGGAACAGCGCCTCGACGCTTCCGACGTGTCACTCGACATCCCGGTGGGTGACGAGGGCGGCGGGGCTTCGCGCATGGACTTCCTGCCCGCACTCGGCCCCGGCATCGAGGACGCACTGTCGAACCATGAGATTGCCAGCATGGTGCAAAACCGTCTGCAATCCATCATTCCCAAGCTTTCCGACAAGGAAGTGGACATCCTGCAGAACAGGCTTCTTTCTGAAGAACCAGTCACCTTGCGCGAGATTGGCGAGAAATACGACATCACCCGTGAACGCGTCCGCCAGATAGAGGCGCGTCTGCTGCAAAAGATACGCGACCACCTGTTCAAGGAAATCAAGGACTTTTCATCCGACTGGATCAACCAGTAG
- a CDS encoding TlpA family protein disulfide reductase, with protein sequence MKFRSALFTVLCLIVLTLPAFAAPREIGSGDLLKLVGESRGKVVVVNFFASWCPPCLEEIPGLIRLRGHYKPSQVEFIGVSVDESRDQLVALMGKTPFNYPVFLAREELSRFFGISSIPRLLVYDKAGKLVIDNVGLVEADELAKAIDTLLGGGK encoded by the coding sequence ATGAAGTTCCGTTCAGCCCTGTTTACGGTCCTGTGCCTGATCGTCTTGACCCTTCCCGCTTTTGCGGCCCCCCGGGAGATTGGTTCCGGAGACCTGCTGAAGCTCGTGGGCGAGTCCCGCGGCAAGGTGGTCGTGGTCAACTTCTTCGCCTCATGGTGCCCGCCGTGCCTTGAGGAGATTCCCGGACTCATCCGTCTGCGTGGTCATTACAAGCCTTCGCAGGTGGAGTTCATAGGTGTGTCGGTCGATGAAAGCCGCGACCAGCTTGTGGCACTCATGGGCAAGACCCCGTTCAACTATCCGGTTTTCCTCGCACGTGAAGAGCTTTCGCGGTTCTTCGGCATCTCATCGATTCCCCGCCTGCTGGTCTATGACAAGGCTGGCAAGCTGGTCATCGACAATGTCGGCCTCGTCGAGGCGGATGAACTTGCGAAGGCCATCGACACGCTGCTTGGTGGCGGCAAATAA